Proteins found in one Nitrospirota bacterium genomic segment:
- the ftsH gene encoding ATP-dependent zinc metalloprotease FtsH gives MDPKQKQFSIWYVFIALWALMLFQIFVAPYFNPTEIPYSEFKAAVAADKVEEVAVSSSVIHGRMKPADSKEGRVFDTVRVEDPDLIRELEARHVKVTGVVESTFLRDILSWIVPIALFFAVWLFLLRRMGQGQGGFMTVGRSKAKIYMEKEVKVSFADVAGVDEAKEELQEVIEFLKTPEKFGRLGGKIPKGILLVGPPGTGKTLLARAVAGEAGVPFFSISGSEFVEMFVGVGAARVRDLFVQAKEKAPCIIFIDELDALGKARGIGPMAHEEREQTLNQLLVEMDGFDPRAGVILMAATNRPEILDPALLRAGRFDRHVLVDRPDKAGRLAILKVHARGVSLASEADLEVIAAITPGFVGADLANVINEGALLAVRRGKDQVGLAELQEAVERVIAGLEKKNRVLNPKEKERVAHHEIGHAMVALSIPGADTVQKISIIPRGIAALGYTIQLPTEDRFLMTKSELENKIAVLLGGRVAEEIVYREVSTGAQDDLLKATDIAKSMVKAYGMSDKLGQISFERDRQPLFIQTGQPEGPGDYSEETAREIDCEVRRIIDEQYARVKTLLSRQERVLKEAATVLLGKETISGEELKAILAASAARATGDRS, from the coding sequence ATGGACCCCAAGCAGAAACAGTTCTCCATCTGGTACGTCTTCATCGCCCTCTGGGCCCTGATGCTCTTCCAGATCTTCGTGGCCCCCTATTTCAACCCGACCGAGATCCCCTACAGCGAGTTCAAGGCCGCGGTCGCGGCGGACAAGGTCGAGGAGGTCGCCGTCTCGAGCAGCGTCATCCACGGCCGTATGAAGCCGGCTGACTCCAAGGAGGGCCGGGTCTTCGACACGGTGCGCGTGGAGGATCCTGACCTGATCCGGGAGCTGGAGGCCCGCCACGTCAAAGTGACCGGCGTCGTCGAGAGCACCTTCCTCCGTGACATCCTGTCCTGGATCGTCCCGATCGCGCTGTTCTTCGCCGTCTGGCTCTTTCTCCTGCGCCGCATGGGCCAGGGCCAGGGCGGCTTCATGACGGTCGGCCGGAGCAAGGCCAAAATCTACATGGAGAAGGAGGTCAAGGTCAGCTTCGCGGACGTGGCCGGCGTGGACGAGGCGAAGGAGGAGCTCCAGGAAGTCATCGAGTTCCTGAAGACCCCCGAGAAGTTCGGCCGGCTGGGAGGAAAGATCCCGAAAGGCATTCTCCTCGTCGGCCCGCCCGGCACGGGCAAGACCCTGCTCGCCCGAGCCGTGGCCGGCGAGGCGGGCGTTCCGTTCTTCTCGATCAGCGGGTCCGAGTTCGTCGAGATGTTCGTCGGGGTGGGCGCGGCGCGCGTGCGCGACCTGTTCGTTCAGGCCAAGGAGAAGGCCCCCTGCATCATCTTCATTGACGAGCTGGACGCGCTCGGCAAGGCCCGCGGCATCGGGCCCATGGCCCACGAGGAGCGGGAACAGACCCTGAACCAACTGCTGGTCGAGATGGACGGGTTCGACCCGCGGGCCGGCGTGATCCTCATGGCCGCCACGAACCGGCCGGAGATCCTGGATCCGGCCCTGCTCCGCGCCGGCCGGTTCGACCGGCACGTGCTCGTGGACCGGCCGGACAAGGCCGGCCGGCTGGCGATCCTGAAGGTGCACGCACGCGGAGTCTCGCTGGCCTCCGAGGCCGATCTGGAGGTCATTGCCGCCATCACCCCGGGCTTCGTCGGCGCCGACCTGGCGAACGTGATCAACGAGGGGGCGCTGCTCGCGGTGCGGCGCGGCAAGGACCAAGTCGGCCTGGCGGAGCTGCAGGAGGCGGTCGAGCGGGTCATCGCCGGGCTGGAGAAGAAGAACCGGGTCCTGAACCCGAAGGAAAAGGAGCGGGTCGCCCACCACGAGATCGGCCACGCCATGGTCGCCCTCTCCATCCCGGGCGCCGACACGGTGCAGAAGATCTCGATCATCCCGCGCGGGATCGCCGCGCTCGGCTACACGATCCAGCTCCCGACCGAGGACCGGTTCCTGATGACTAAGTCGGAGCTGGAAAACAAGATCGCCGTGCTGCTGGGGGGGCGCGTGGCGGAGGAGATCGTCTACCGGGAGGTCTCGACCGGCGCGCAGGACGACCTGCTCAAGGCGACCGACATCGCCAAGAGCATGGTGAAGGCCTACGGCATGAGCGACAAGCTAGGGCAGATCAGCTTCGAGCGGGACCGCCAGCCTCTCTTCATCCAGACCGGCCAGCCGGAAGGTCCCGGCGACTACAGCGAGGAGACGGCACGCGAAATCGACTGCGAAGTGCGCCGGATCATCGACGAGCAGTACGCGCGCGTCAAGACGCTGCTGTCCCGGCAGGAGCGCGTCCTCAAGGAGGCGGCCACGG
- the metG gene encoding methionine--tRNA ligase, whose translation MGTYITTPIYYVNDVPHIGHAYTTIAADVLARYYSQFSTSEVFFLTGVDEHGQKVQQAAAKAGIDPQLYCDGMVLRFKELWKRLDISYDAFIRTTDRQHKTVVQSKLQELFDKRLIYKADYTGWYCTFDERFWTEKDVIEGLCPDCKRPVERLSERNYFFRMSEFQNDLLRHMKDHPGLAETPTAFIRPPSRFNEVFSFLEKRRLEDLSISRPKSRLSWGIELPFDPNYVTYVWFDALVNYISALEYLVKEGNGSRFWPATIHLVGKDILTTHAVYWSTMLMALGLPLPQTIFAHGWWTVNGEKMSKSRGNVVDPNVIIDEFGADAFRYFLMREIPFGQDGDFSRRAMIGRINSELADGLGNLLSRTLTMIERFANGKVPPSTNAIQGDLDTQLAKKTGELTALAMSDIRDLRFNRALEAIWELIQRCDQYIDKTAPWVLAKKAEDRGRLHNVLYRVAQAIESLVPVLYPFMPQTAVEVARQLGLNPRLKGRKLEKDALVPGVEILKGAPLFPRIDTTKSQGDVRVSENLTIQQPGTAAPSSQAPAQITIEEFQKIQLKAAKVLSAERVPKSEKLLKLQVDLGGEQRQIVAGIGKRYEPDTLIGKTIVIVANLKPAKLMGVESQGMVLAAGDKEVAGLVTILEDVDPGTKVK comes from the coding sequence ATGGGAACATACATCACGACGCCCATCTACTACGTCAACGACGTGCCGCACATCGGCCACGCCTACACGACCATCGCGGCCGACGTGCTCGCGCGCTACTATAGCCAGTTCTCGACCTCCGAGGTCTTTTTTCTGACAGGCGTGGACGAGCATGGGCAGAAGGTGCAACAGGCAGCGGCCAAGGCCGGCATTGACCCGCAATTGTACTGCGACGGCATGGTGCTGCGCTTCAAGGAACTCTGGAAACGGCTAGACATATCTTACGACGCGTTCATCCGCACGACCGACCGACAGCACAAGACCGTTGTTCAGAGTAAACTTCAAGAACTATTCGATAAGCGATTGATCTACAAGGCTGACTATACCGGGTGGTATTGCACGTTCGACGAGCGGTTCTGGACCGAAAAAGACGTGATCGAGGGGCTCTGCCCGGACTGCAAGCGGCCGGTTGAGCGACTCAGCGAGCGCAACTACTTTTTCCGGATGAGCGAGTTCCAGAATGACCTTCTCCGCCATATGAAGGATCACCCTGGATTGGCTGAGACTCCGACAGCCTTCATCCGGCCACCGTCGCGCTTCAACGAAGTATTTAGCTTTCTTGAGAAGCGGCGCTTGGAAGATCTGTCCATTTCGCGCCCTAAGTCTCGTCTGTCCTGGGGCATCGAACTGCCCTTTGATCCAAACTACGTGACCTACGTCTGGTTCGATGCCCTGGTGAATTACATTTCGGCGCTGGAGTACCTGGTCAAGGAGGGGAACGGCTCGCGTTTCTGGCCCGCCACGATCCATCTGGTCGGGAAGGACATCCTCACCACCCACGCGGTCTACTGGTCCACGATGCTGATGGCGCTCGGACTCCCGCTGCCCCAGACCATCTTCGCCCACGGCTGGTGGACCGTGAACGGCGAGAAGATGTCCAAGAGCCGTGGAAATGTCGTCGATCCGAACGTCATCATCGATGAGTTCGGCGCCGATGCCTTCCGATATTTTCTCATGCGCGAGATCCCGTTCGGACAGGACGGAGATTTTTCGCGTCGGGCCATGATCGGACGCATCAACAGCGAACTGGCCGACGGTCTCGGCAACCTCTTGAGCCGTACCCTCACCATGATTGAGCGGTTTGCCAACGGCAAGGTCCCGCCTTCGACGAACGCAATCCAAGGAGACTTGGACACCCAATTGGCTAAGAAAACTGGGGAATTAACCGCTTTGGCGATGAGCGACATACGAGACCTTCGCTTCAATCGGGCGCTTGAGGCGATCTGGGAGTTAATCCAGCGGTGCGACCAGTACATTGACAAGACGGCCCCCTGGGTGCTGGCCAAAAAGGCGGAGGACAGGGGCCGACTGCACAACGTGTTATATCGTGTGGCACAGGCGATCGAGTCTCTTGTTCCAGTCCTCTACCCATTCATGCCGCAAACAGCCGTAGAGGTGGCTCGACAACTGGGCCTGAACCCTCGTCTTAAAGGCAGGAAACTTGAGAAGGATGCGCTTGTCCCTGGCGTGGAGATACTCAAGGGTGCCCCGCTCTTCCCAAGGATTGACACGACCAAGTCACAAGGAGATGTACGCGTGAGTGAGAATCTAACCATCCAGCAACCGGGCACGGCCGCTCCGAGCAGTCAAGCTCCCGCCCAGATCACGATCGAGGAATTCCAGAAAATTCAGCTCAAGGCGGCCAAGGTGCTCAGCGCCGAGCGGGTGCCCAAATCCGAGAAGCTGCTCAAGCTCCAGGTGGACCTGGGAGGGGAGCAGCGTCAGATCGTGGCCGGCATCGGCAAGAGGTACGAGCCGGACACGCTCATCGGCAAGACGATCGTCATCGTGGCCAACCTCAAGCCCGCCAAATTGATGGGCGTGGAATCGCAGGGCATGGTCCTGGCGGCGGGCGACAAGGAGGTCGCCGGCCTGGTCACGATCCTGGAAGACGTGGATCCGGGCACGAAGGTGAAATGA
- the holB gene encoding DNA polymerase III subunit delta', giving the protein MPFRDLIGHERPKAILRAALRHDRVAHAYLFHGEDRIGKRLAAVRFAQAVNCETEYGPEGLDACGTCRSCRQTESFTHPDLLLIEPDREQANPQIKIERIRELEPQIVYRPLVGRLKVCVIDEADRMTQGAANALLKTLEEPTAHSLFILVSSRPAALPATVRSRCQRIRFVPPAHTQVEAALITHRALPPDDARFLALATQGRIGQALTADLAAIRAQRDEFCRLAAPESLRSAGSLLTAAETLSKADRAKEALEWVGRWARDLLLVHVDADPDLVLNLDRLPELRQTARSLRLEPLVSLLEELQAIERDANRNLNQQMALENVLLRLRESVVTTGAGHEARDSM; this is encoded by the coding sequence ATGCCGTTCCGCGACCTCATCGGCCACGAGCGACCCAAGGCCATCCTGCGCGCCGCCCTCCGGCACGACCGGGTGGCCCACGCCTACCTCTTCCACGGGGAGGACCGGATCGGCAAGCGGCTGGCCGCCGTCCGGTTCGCCCAGGCCGTCAACTGCGAGACCGAGTACGGCCCCGAGGGTCTGGACGCTTGCGGGACCTGCCGGTCCTGCCGACAGACCGAGAGCTTCACTCACCCGGACCTGTTGCTGATCGAGCCGGACCGGGAGCAGGCCAATCCCCAGATCAAGATCGAACGGATTCGCGAGCTGGAGCCGCAGATCGTCTACCGGCCTCTGGTCGGCCGGCTCAAGGTCTGCGTGATCGACGAGGCGGACCGGATGACGCAGGGCGCAGCCAACGCCCTGCTCAAGACGTTGGAGGAGCCGACCGCCCACAGCCTGTTCATCCTGGTCAGCAGCAGGCCCGCGGCGCTGCCGGCGACGGTCCGGTCCCGGTGCCAGCGCATCCGCTTCGTCCCTCCGGCCCACACCCAGGTCGAAGCCGCGCTGATCACCCATCGGGCCCTCCCGCCCGACGACGCCCGCTTTCTGGCTTTGGCCACGCAGGGCCGGATCGGACAGGCTCTGACAGCCGACCTGGCCGCGATCCGGGCTCAACGAGACGAGTTCTGCCGTCTCGCGGCTCCCGAATCCTTGCGATCGGCCGGTTCGCTGCTCACCGCGGCCGAGACCCTCTCCAAGGCCGATCGGGCCAAAGAGGCGCTGGAGTGGGTCGGCCGGTGGGCCCGCGACCTCCTGTTGGTCCACGTGGACGCCGATCCAGACCTGGTGCTGAACCTGGACCGGCTCCCCGAGCTGCGACAGACGGCCCGCTCCCTCCGGCTTGAGCCGCTCGTCAGCCTGTTGGAGGAACTGCAGGCGATCGAGCGCGACGCGAACCGCAACCTGAACCAGCAGATGGCGCTGGAGAACGTGCTCCTGCGCCTGCGGGAATCGGTCGTAACAACGGGCGCGGGGCACGAGGCCCGAGACTCGATGTAG
- the tmk gene encoding dTMP kinase, which produces MGIKRRRKRGILITVEGIEGSGKTTQLHRLAKLLRERGYRVVETREPGGTPLAERIREILLNPSGEAPAAETMTPECEALLILACRRQHVTHVIEPALRQGAVVLCDRFSDSTLAYQGYGRGLDLRTLRRMNRVATKGLTPDLTLLFDIAVPAGLARRRREGELNRMDREARRFHERVRRGFLSLAAKEPRRITVLDGRPAPDKIADKVGVIVRSLLSRRRTAVKFS; this is translated from the coding sequence ATGGGCATCAAGAGGAGACGGAAGCGAGGCATTCTGATCACCGTGGAGGGGATCGAGGGAAGCGGAAAGACCACCCAGCTCCATCGGCTGGCGAAGCTTCTCCGGGAACGGGGCTACCGGGTCGTCGAGACCCGTGAGCCGGGCGGCACGCCCCTCGCCGAGCGCATCAGAGAGATCCTGCTGAATCCGTCAGGCGAGGCACCGGCTGCAGAAACGATGACGCCGGAATGCGAAGCGCTCTTGATTCTCGCCTGCCGCCGGCAGCACGTGACCCACGTGATCGAGCCGGCTCTCAGACAGGGTGCCGTGGTCCTCTGCGACCGGTTCTCCGATTCCACCCTGGCCTATCAGGGGTACGGCCGCGGGCTGGATTTGCGGACTCTGCGCCGCATGAATCGGGTGGCGACCAAGGGACTGACGCCCGACCTGACCCTGCTCTTCGACATCGCCGTGCCCGCCGGGCTGGCCCGGCGCCGCCGGGAGGGCGAACTGAACCGGATGGATCGGGAGGCCAGGCGGTTCCATGAGCGGGTCCGCCGCGGCTTCCTGTCATTGGCGGCGAAGGAACCCCGCCGGATTACCGTGCTGGACGGCCGCCCGGCTCCCGACAAGATCGCGGACAAGGTCGGCGTGATCGTACGCTCGCTCCTGTCCAGGCGGCGCACAGCCGTCAAGTTCTCCTAG
- a CDS encoding DUF502 domain-containing protein has translation MKTLRASLKRYFLTGLLVITPIWGTVLILKTLFVSVDNILGDALARLVIPDYYVPGLGILTLLLLIFATGLLTTNFIGGQIVKRWEELLHRVPVVRGIYATLKSMMDILSFKERGKYNRVVLIQFPKNGHYCFAFVTGMMPGEVQEIAQEPLLNVYVPTSPNPTSGYFLLVPEKEVVPLDMSVDEAMKLIVSGGLYTPPASVSAQDRPAGAAAERAGVEAPIV, from the coding sequence GTGAAAACACTCCGTGCCTCACTGAAACGCTATTTCCTGACGGGCTTGCTCGTCATCACCCCCATTTGGGGGACGGTACTGATCCTCAAGACGCTGTTCGTCAGCGTGGACAACATCCTGGGGGACGCGCTGGCTCGGCTGGTCATCCCGGACTACTACGTGCCCGGGCTGGGTATCCTGACCCTCCTCCTGCTGATCTTCGCCACGGGGCTCCTGACCACCAACTTCATCGGCGGGCAGATCGTGAAGCGCTGGGAGGAGCTCCTCCACCGGGTGCCGGTCGTGCGGGGGATCTATGCGACGCTGAAATCCATGATGGACATCCTGTCCTTCAAGGAGAGGGGAAAATACAACCGGGTCGTCCTGATCCAGTTTCCCAAGAACGGGCACTACTGCTTCGCCTTCGTGACCGGCATGATGCCGGGTGAGGTGCAGGAGATCGCGCAGGAGCCGCTCCTGAACGTCTACGTGCCCACGTCTCCCAATCCCACCTCCGGGTATTTCCTGCTCGTGCCGGAGAAGGAGGTGGTTCCGCTGGACATGAGCGTGGACGAGGCGATGAAACTGATCGTCTCGGGCGGCCTGTATACGCCTCCGGCGTCCGTTTCGGCGCAGGATCGGCCGGCCGGGGCCGCGGCCGAGCGGGCCGGCGTGGAGGCGCCCATCGTATGA
- the glmU gene encoding bifunctional UDP-N-acetylglucosamine diphosphorylase/glucosamine-1-phosphate N-acetyltransferase GlmU has translation MKGLGAIVMAAGLGKRMKSKLVKVLHPVAGRPMVLYTVELADRLAGAGVAVVVGYQGEQVKAAVEAHWATHGRPPLLFAEQTEQLGTGHAVRQAREAFARAGGGPAARYVILSGDTPLLCEATVRELLLVHQRERATVTVLTAILEDPSGYGRVVRSGQGGRRVLKIVEDRDATVEEQRLREINVGTYVVEGPFLFEALDKLEPQNAQKEYYLTDIIALAVERGLPVSAVTARDAGEVLGVNSRRQLAEAERVVRGQICARWMDEGVTMRDPATTVIDADVTIGRDTVLYPYVTLEGRTVIGEDCVVRSHSRITGSTLGHRVLVQDSCVLREAKLEDDTTVGPFAHLRPGSVLRRAAKVGNFVEMKKADLGEGSKANHLTYLGDARIGRKVNIGAGTITCNYDGIRKSETIIEDEVFVGSDTQFIAPVTVGRGAIVAAGSTITNEVPPDALAIARATQVNRPGWAARRRALSSGVKREGAPVAPGVQRAPDVKRGATADPLTSHASRLTKGRSSNSAEKVVPAKRSGIKKGAKG, from the coding sequence ATCAAGGGTCTGGGCGCGATCGTGATGGCTGCGGGGCTGGGCAAGCGGATGAAGTCCAAGCTCGTCAAGGTCCTGCACCCCGTCGCCGGTCGTCCGATGGTGCTCTACACGGTGGAGCTCGCCGACCGGCTGGCCGGCGCGGGTGTGGCGGTGGTCGTCGGGTACCAAGGCGAGCAGGTCAAGGCGGCAGTCGAGGCGCACTGGGCAACCCACGGCCGGCCCCCCCTCCTCTTCGCCGAGCAGACCGAGCAGTTGGGAACCGGCCATGCAGTGAGGCAGGCGCGGGAGGCCTTCGCCCGGGCGGGCGGAGGACCGGCGGCCCGGTACGTGATCCTCAGCGGGGACACTCCGCTCCTGTGCGAAGCGACCGTGCGGGAGTTGCTGCTGGTCCATCAGCGCGAGCGGGCCACGGTCACGGTGCTGACCGCGATCCTCGAGGATCCGAGCGGATACGGGCGGGTCGTGCGGAGCGGCCAGGGAGGCCGGCGAGTCCTGAAGATCGTCGAGGATCGCGACGCCACCGTCGAAGAGCAACGGCTCCGCGAGATCAACGTCGGCACGTACGTCGTCGAAGGTCCGTTCCTGTTCGAAGCGCTGGACAAGCTGGAGCCGCAGAACGCGCAAAAGGAATATTACCTGACCGACATCATCGCACTGGCGGTCGAGCGGGGGCTCCCGGTCTCGGCGGTCACCGCGCGGGATGCCGGCGAAGTGCTCGGCGTCAACAGCCGCCGGCAGTTGGCAGAGGCGGAGCGGGTGGTTCGCGGGCAGATCTGCGCCCGCTGGATGGACGAGGGCGTGACGATGCGCGATCCGGCCACGACCGTCATCGATGCGGACGTGACGATCGGGCGGGACACGGTCCTGTACCCGTACGTGACCCTGGAGGGCCGGACCGTGATCGGGGAGGACTGCGTCGTCCGGTCCCACAGCCGGATCACCGGCAGTACCCTCGGCCACCGGGTCCTGGTCCAGGATTCCTGCGTGCTGCGGGAGGCGAAGCTGGAGGACGACACGACGGTGGGGCCCTTCGCCCATCTGCGCCCCGGGTCGGTGCTGCGGCGGGCGGCGAAGGTCGGCAATTTCGTCGAGATGAAGAAAGCCGACCTGGGTGAGGGCTCCAAGGCCAATCACCTCACGTATCTGGGCGACGCCCGGATCGGTCGGAAAGTCAACATCGGCGCGGGCACCATCACGTGCAACTACGACGGGATACGCAAGTCGGAAACGATCATCGAGGACGAGGTCTTCGTCGGGAGCGACACCCAATTCATCGCGCCGGTCACGGTGGGGCGGGGTGCGATCGTGGCGGCCGGGTCCACGATCACGAACGAGGTGCCGCCGGACGCGCTGGCGATCGCCCGGGCGACCCAGGTGAACCGGCCGGGGTGGGCGGCGCGGCGGCGCGCATTGTCGTCCGGCGTGAAGCGTGAGGGGGCGCCCGTTGCTCCGGGAGTGCAACGGGCGCCCGACGTGAAGCGTGGCGCGACCGCCGATCCTCTCACGTCTCACGCCTCACGTCTCACGAAAGGACGGTCATCGAACTCCGCAGAGAAAGTAGTCCCCGCGAAGCGGTCAGGGATCAAGAAAGGGGCGAAGGGCTGA
- the glmS gene encoding glutamine--fructose-6-phosphate transaminase (isomerizing) yields the protein MCGIIGYVGRRQAVPILLEGLRRLEYRGYDSAGLAVLQKGRIEVRRSVGKLVNLEKAVAAQGLSGTVGIGHTRWATHGKPSEQNAHPHRSGECVLVHNGIIENYLPLKQQLQQEGYRFESETDTEVIAHLVSRHMKRGMGLADAVRTAAGEVKGSYAIAVICESEPDKLVAARSGCPLVVGRTNDAVLVASDVMAMLEHTRDVTYLEEGDIAEATAGDVRITGADGRLVARPVTRITWDAAAAEKGGYRHFMLKEIHEQPQAIRDTIRGRYSFETGEADLPDIGLTREQFAEIGRIWIVACGTSWHAGLVGKYLLEELVRTPVQVDIGSEFRYRDPLVRKEDLFITISQSGETADTLAAAREAKSKGARVVSIVNVVGSTLARESDGVLYTRCGPEIGVASSKAFTAQLAALYLLALHLARVRGTLNANDGRVWLERFVALPALVEQILEREPEIAAIAKRFYTKQNFLYLGRGINYPIALEGALKLKEISYIHAEGYAAGEMKHGPIALIDENMPVVVLVPQDRLYEKTVSNLMEVKARNAPVIAFASEGERELGKVADVIFTVPNVPPLLTPVLFTVALQLLAYHVAVLRGTDVDQPRNLAKSVTVE from the coding sequence ATGTGCGGGATCATCGGATACGTCGGGCGTCGGCAGGCCGTGCCGATCCTGCTGGAGGGGCTGCGACGGCTGGAGTACCGGGGGTACGATTCAGCCGGCCTCGCGGTGCTGCAGAAGGGCCGGATCGAGGTGCGGCGCAGCGTGGGCAAGCTGGTCAATCTCGAGAAGGCCGTGGCCGCACAAGGATTGTCCGGCACGGTCGGAATCGGCCACACCCGCTGGGCCACGCACGGCAAGCCTTCCGAGCAGAACGCCCATCCGCACCGTTCCGGCGAATGCGTGCTGGTTCACAACGGTATCATCGAGAACTACCTGCCTCTCAAGCAGCAGCTCCAGCAGGAGGGCTATCGCTTCGAGTCCGAGACCGACACGGAGGTGATCGCCCACCTGGTCAGCCGGCACATGAAACGCGGGATGGGGCTTGCCGACGCCGTCCGCACCGCGGCTGGCGAGGTCAAAGGGAGCTACGCGATTGCGGTGATCTGCGAGAGCGAGCCGGACAAGCTGGTCGCCGCCCGCTCCGGCTGCCCGCTGGTGGTCGGCCGGACGAACGACGCGGTCCTGGTGGCCTCGGACGTGATGGCGATGCTGGAGCACACGAGGGACGTGACCTATCTGGAGGAGGGCGACATCGCCGAGGCGACGGCCGGCGATGTCCGGATCACCGGCGCCGACGGCCGGCTCGTCGCGAGGCCCGTGACCCGGATCACCTGGGACGCGGCGGCGGCGGAGAAGGGCGGGTACCGGCATTTCATGTTGAAGGAGATCCACGAGCAGCCCCAGGCGATCCGCGACACGATCCGGGGCCGCTACAGCTTCGAGACCGGGGAGGCGGACCTGCCGGACATCGGCCTGACCCGCGAGCAGTTCGCGGAGATCGGGCGGATCTGGATCGTGGCCTGCGGCACCTCCTGGCACGCGGGGCTCGTGGGCAAGTACCTGTTGGAAGAGTTGGTCCGGACGCCGGTCCAGGTGGACATCGGGTCGGAGTTCCGGTACCGCGATCCGCTCGTGCGCAAGGAGGATCTCTTCATCACGATCTCGCAGTCGGGCGAGACGGCCGACACCCTGGCCGCGGCGCGGGAAGCCAAGAGTAAGGGTGCGCGGGTGGTGTCGATCGTGAACGTCGTGGGGAGCACGCTGGCGCGCGAGTCGGACGGGGTGCTCTACACCCGTTGCGGGCCGGAGATCGGCGTGGCCTCGAGCAAGGCGTTCACCGCCCAGTTGGCGGCGCTCTATCTCCTGGCCCTCCACCTGGCCCGCGTGCGCGGGACGCTCAATGCCAACGACGGCCGGGTCTGGCTGGAGCGGTTCGTGGCGCTGCCGGCGCTGGTCGAGCAGATCCTGGAGCGGGAACCGGAGATCGCGGCCATCGCGAAGCGATTTTACACGAAGCAAAACTTCCTCTACCTCGGACGGGGCATCAATTACCCGATCGCGTTGGAGGGGGCCTTGAAGCTGAAGGAGATTTCCTACATCCACGCCGAGGGGTACGCGGCCGGAGAGATGAAGCACGGTCCGATCGCGCTGATCGACGAGAACATGCCGGTCGTGGTCCTCGTGCCGCAGGACCGGCTGTACGAGAAGACGGTCAGCAACCTGATGGAAGTCAAGGCCCGCAACGCGCCGGTCATCGCGTTCGCGAGCGAGGGGGAACGGGAGCTGGGGAAAGTCGCGGACGTCATCTTCACGGTCCCGAACGTGCCGCCGCTGCTGACCCCCGTCCTCTTTACGGTCGCCTTGCAGTTGCTGGCCTACCACGTCGCCGTGCTGCGGGGAACGGACGTGGACCAGCCGAGGAACCTGGCGAAGAGCGTGACGGTAGAATAA
- the gatC gene encoding Asp-tRNA(Asn)/Glu-tRNA(Gln) amidotransferase subunit GatC produces MQISKQDVEHVAKLARLDITEAEKEAFSRQLSSILSYVEKLKAIDTEGTEPTATVLEQVNVFREDEVRPSPSVERALVNAPESFEGHFVVPKIIEERER; encoded by the coding sequence ATGCAAATCAGCAAGCAAGACGTTGAGCACGTGGCGAAGCTGGCCCGGTTGGACATCACCGAGGCCGAGAAGGAGGCTTTCAGCAGGCAGTTGAGCAGCATCCTGAGCTACGTCGAGAAGCTGAAGGCGATCGATACGGAGGGGACCGAGCCGACTGCCACGGTCTTGGAGCAGGTCAACGTGTTCCGCGAGGACGAGGTGCGTCCCTCTCCGTCCGTCGAGCGGGCCCTGGTCAACGCGCCCGAGTCGTTCGAGGGGCACTTTGTCGTGCCGAAGATCATCGAAGAACGCGAGAGGTGA
- the panD gene encoding aspartate 1-decarboxylase — translation MFRQMLRAKIHRATVTDANLEYEGSLTVDEDLLDAAGILPYELVMISNLNNGERFTTYAMAGKRGGGEIVLNGPTARKAVVGDKIIVFCYEFYNEDEAKRHKPRIIQVDERNRIINKG, via the coding sequence ATGTTTCGACAAATGTTGCGGGCGAAAATTCACCGGGCGACCGTGACGGACGCCAACCTGGAATACGAAGGCAGCCTGACCGTGGACGAGGATCTGCTGGACGCGGCCGGCATCCTGCCCTACGAACTGGTGATGATCTCGAACCTGAACAACGGGGAGCGGTTCACCACCTACGCGATGGCGGGCAAGCGGGGGGGCGGGGAAATCGTGCTGAACGGGCCGACGGCCCGCAAGGCCGTGGTGGGGGACAAGATCATCGTCTTCTGCTACGAGTTCTACAACGAGGACGAGGCCAAGCGGCACAAGCCCCGGATCATCCAGGTGGACGAGCGCAACCGGATCATCAACAAGGGGTGA